The following proteins are encoded in a genomic region of Fusarium oxysporum f. sp. lycopersici 4287 chromosome 1, whole genome shotgun sequence:
- a CDS encoding hypothetical protein (At least one base has a quality score < 10), translating into MPSNQSSSRRTPPPPTDHFPHLNSLSGSHEMGPSEPPERHNDSSLNATANNAIDVEVPFSWKESSLWNVENACMHPQYQVAPRMATTAHSSSVGGHRRVIDDLTLEIQQLRKELKRYKQSDPATLQKDKLFEIKVHGLPQKKKRELEAILRDLASDLDGSPEVSSSQKRKKISPNNRDHICSKSRIQRKHAPSSLGSRLRPADSAYASMSAGAESLSIPFNLPVLTSTQSSKGKAEDHLRDVPDGLYPQHVVMTDKERKSLVVRRLEQLFTGRSNGADFSKMSPMRPGGSFIMARAVADAQVADPSSTHEPLTYGNEPIREARILPLQQRSRTWRNNCHSSDYKSAFDPNKDNMETECDDSGLASAGEPSSPALSLSKQRPTRTCDLDPDCAQIPSENLNYIRHLDLLPPELLSRQQSSQDTHLEATGWVSLNLLYNLAKLHLINVTPDFIRSAISEISSRFQLSPDGHRVRWRGGSKDTKFSSYSSVFDRSETPSVGNVDYSEKKRERQKTSHFTSNESQFGGLSKGMPAFDPQLCARVESFRYKPLFAQQSSSDGQTSCDASVCSSIVVDDENPVESALGLNYSGGSASRSQRHEGAITYYSSAPFCTDLSGDPVALSPTTRTPSSAQIRKDSGQPSDFGPSPRRTISMSFINYEPLKDRCQGMRQQTSVMGGDNNEVQDLMNDDRASLRF; encoded by the exons ATGCCTTCAAATCAAAGCAGTTCACGTAGAACCCCGCCACCACCAACGGATCATTTTCCCCATCTCAATTCCCTCAGCGGCAGTCATGAGATGGGGCCAAGCGAACCACCAGAGCGGCATAACGACTCAAGCCTCAACGCGACCGCCAACAATGCCATAGACG TTGAAGTACCCTTCTCCTGGAAAGAATCTAGTTTATGGAATGTAGAgaatgcatgcatgcatccTCAATACCAGGTCGCCCCTCGTATGGCCACCACAGCGCACAGTAGTAGCGTTGGTGGCCATCGCAGGGTCATTGATGACCTAACGCTGGAGATTCAGCAGCTTAGGAAGGAACTCAAGCGCTATAAGCAATCGGATCCCGCCACGCTCCAGAAAGACAAGCTGTTTGAGATCAAGGTTCATGGGCTGCcccaaaagaaaaagagagagcttgaagccatACTGAGAGACCTTGCCTCTGATCTCGATGGGTCTCCAGAGGTGTCATCATCGcaaaagaggaaaaagatATCCCCCAACAACCGCGATCACATATGCTCCAAATCCAGAATTCAGCGTAAACATGCTCCTTCCTCTCTAGGCTCTAGGCTCCGGCCAGCTGACTCTGCTTATGCCTCCATGTCGGCTGGTGCTGAGTCTTTAAGCATACCTTTTAACCTCCCAGTCTTAACTTCAACTCAATCATCAAAAGGCAAGGCCGAGGATCATCTACGAGATGTTCCCGACGGCCTGTACCCACAACACGTAGTCATGACAGACAAGGAGCGGAAGAGTCTCGTTGTTCGTCGTCTCGAACAGCTCTTCACAGGCAGAAGTAACGGTGCCGATTTCTCGAAGATGTCGCCTATGCGACCGGGTggcagcttcatcatggcgcGAGCTGTGGCAGATGCACAGGTGGCGGACCCCTCATCCACCCATGAACCACTCACTTATGGAAATGAGCCTATCCGAGAAGCCAGAATCCTCCCTCTACAACAACGATCTCGCACTTGGAGAAACAACTGTCATTCAAGTGACTATAAGTCGGCCTTTGATCCTAATAAGGACAACATGGAGACTGAGTGCGATGATAGTGGCTTGGCCTCTGCTGGCGAGCCGTCCTCCCCAGCCTTGTCTCTGTCAAAACAGCGACCCACGCGGACGTGTGATCTGGATCCCGATTGTGCTCAGATTCCGTCTGAGAATCTGAACTACATCCGACATTTGGACCTACTGCCGCCCGAGTTATTGTCTAGACAGCAGAGTAGTCAGGACACCCACCTAGAGGCTACAGGCTGGGTGTCCTTGAACCTGCTTTATAACTTGGCCAAGCTCCACTTGATCAATGTAACACCAGACTTCATTCGCTCCGCCATATCTGAAATAAGCAGCAGATTTCAGTTATCCCCTGACGGGCATAGAGTTCGATGGCGAGGCGGATCCAAAGATACCAAATTCAGTAGCTACAGCTCTGTCTTCGACAGGTCAGAAACTCCTTCTGTCGGCAATGTTGATTATTCGGAAAAGAAACGCGAGCGCCAGAAAACTAGCCATTTCACTAGCAATGAATCCCAATTCGGCGGCTTAAGTAAGGGCATGCCTGCATTTGATCCGCAGCTTTGCGCTCGGGTTGAAAGTTTCCGCTACAAGCCACTATTTGCTCAGCAGAGTTCGTCAGATGGGCAAACTTCATGCGATGCGTCAGTTTGCTCTTCTATCGTTGTGGATGACGAAAATCCTGTCGAGTCGGCCTTGGGCTTGAACTACTCCGGAGGATCAGCTAGTAGATCGCAACGCCACGAAGGTGCTATCACATACTATAGCAGTGCACCTTTCTGCACTGATTTATCGGGCGATCCTGTTGCTCTATCACCAACTACTCGCACGCCCTCAAGCGCCCAAATTAGAAAGGATTCTGGGCAACCATCAGACTTTGGACCGTCTCCTCGACGAACAATATCCATGTCCTTCATCAATTACGAACCGTTGAAGGATCGATGCCAAGGCATGCGTCAGCAGACTTCAGTCATGGGCGGAGATAATAATGAAGTTCAGGATCTGATGAACGATGACAGAGCCAGCCTCCGATTCTGA
- a CDS encoding bloom syndrome protein (At least one base has a quality score < 10), whose protein sequence is MGRKYPPYEARHSDDWYGMAKSLKKHELARVLDKLLAEKAFHENNQVGHHGMAIQYLKLGSTCRLFLSGRRKLMLSIQVPEESATNKPSKSPSKQASKKPKDQDVTAMPSPYVPLPVG, encoded by the coding sequence ATGGGGAGGAAGTATCCCCCCTATGAGGCACGTCACTCAGATGACTGGTACGGAATGGCAAAGAGCCTTAAGAAGCATGAGCTGGCTCGAGTACTAGACAAGCTGTTAGCCGAGAAGGCATTTCATGAGAACAACCAAGTCGGACATCATGGCATGGCTATCCAGTATCTGAAACTCGGATCGACATGCCGCCTGTTTCTCTCGGGGAGACGGAAGCTCATGTTATCGATTCAGGTGCCGGAAGAGAGCGCGACTAACAAGCCTTCCAAGTCCCCGTCGAAGCAAGCCAGCAAGAAGCCGAAGGATCAGGATGTGACCGCCATGCCGTCGCCATACGTGCCTTTACCAGTTGGATGA
- a CDS encoding bloom syndrome protein (At least one base has a quality score < 10) → MPVDAEFGVGDDGFSDLDEFQLQPVLKAARNLVPGSGSPPQATHRRPGDEFSDFSEDEEMLAFAQDYETHQSHVPISQDFREVVSETTGNAGAVEKPRTSSKKLLTSVAPESIPAALMKHPWSAEVQRMLKYRFRMKGFRHNQLEAINATLGGKDAFVLMPTGGGKSLCYQLPAVIKTGKTQGITIVVSPLLSLMQDQVDHMKALGIQAVAFNGEYSAEYKRQVMTAFEERSPEDYIELLYVTPEMASKNTTFNNGMRTLHHTGKLARIVIYEAHCISQWGHDFRPDYKALGEVRQRYPGVPVMALTATATQNVIVDVRHNLGMDNCQTFSQSFNRPNLHYEVRGKTTNAKCMDEIASLIKSKYANQSGIVYTVSRRNAERVAESLSDQGITARHYHAGIDPQETVEVQTSWQQGQVKIVVATIAFGMGIDKPDVRFVIHHGLPKTLEGYYQETGRAGRDGDPSDCILFYGKQDIRILKKLIADGEGNNEQKERQMSMLNRVTAFCDNKSDCRRVEILRYSGEDFTAAAVPQDLRQLQSWFDL, encoded by the coding sequence ATGCCTGTGGATGCAGAATTTGGTGTCGGTGACGACGGCTTCTCTGATCTGGATGAATTCCAGCTCCAGCCTGTGCTCAAAGCTGCGAGAAACTTGGTACCAGGCAGTGGAAGTCCGCCTCAAGCGACACATCGTCGCCCTGGCGATGAATTCAGTGACTTCagcgaggatgaggagatgCTTGCTTTTGCACAGGATTATGAGACCCATCAGTCCCACGTTCCCATTTCGCAAGACTTTAGAGAAGTCGTCTCGGAGACAACTGGTAATGCTGGAGCTGTTGAAAAGCCTCGAACCTCGTCAAAGAAGCTATTGACGTCAGTAGCGCCAGAGTCAATCCCTGCCGCGCTGATGAAGCATCCGTGGTCAGCTGAAGTTCAAAGGATGCTCAAATACCGGTTCAGAATGAAAGGATTCCGCCATAATCAGCTTGAGGCTATCAATGCAACGTTGGGAGGTAAAGATGCCTTCGTCCTTATGCCAACGGGTGGCGGCAAGTCTTTATGCTATCAATTACCGGCCGTTATTAAAACTGGTAAGACTCAGGGTATCACCATTGTGGTGTCGCCCTTGCTCAGTTTGATGCAAGATCAAGTTGACCACATGAAAGCTCTAGGTATTCAGGCTGTCGCTTTCAATGGCGAATACTCTGCCGAATATAAGAGACAGGTTATGACTGCTTTCGAGGAGAGAAGCCCAGAGGACTACATTGAGCTCCTGTATGTTACCCCCGAGATGGCGAGCAAGAACACTACCTTCAACAATGGGATGCGAACCCTGCATCACACAGGTAAACTTGCACGCATCGTCATTTATGAGGCTCACTGCATCAGTCAATGGGGCCATGATTTCCGGCCAGACTACAAAGCTTTGGGCGAAGTCCGCCAGAGATATCCTGGAGTGCCGGTCATGGCTCTCACAGCCACCGCGACACAGAACGTCATCGTCGACGTCAGGCACAATCTCGGAATGGACAACTGTCAAACGTTCTCACAAAGCTTCAATCGTCCAAATTTACACTACGAGGTTCGCGGAAAGACAACTAATGCCAAGTGTATGGACGAGATCGCGTCGCTGATCAAGTCCAAATATGCGAATCAGAGTGGGATTGTCTACACGGTCTCACGGAGGAACGCAGAAAGGGTTGCGGAGAGTCTTTCAGACCAAGGAATCACCGCCAGGCACTATCACGCAGGCATCGATCCCCAGGAGACGGTTGAGGTACAAACTTCCTGGCAGCAGGGCCAGGTCAAGATTGTCGTTGCAACAATTGCGTTCGGCATGGGCATCGACAAGCCAGACGTGAGGTTTGTCATACACCACGGACTTCCAAAAACCTTGGAAGGATACTATCAGGAGACGGGTCGCGCAGGCAGAGACGGGGATCCCTCCGACTGCATTCTTTTCTATGGCAAGCAGGATATAAGGATCCTGAAGAAGTTGATCGCTGATGGTGAGGGCAACAATGAGCAAAAGGAGCGCCAGATGTCTATGCTCAACCGTGTCACGGCATTTTGTGACAACAAGTCTGATTGCCGACGGGTTGAAATACTTCGCTATTCTGGCGAGGACTTTACTGCAGCGGCAGTGCCGCAAGACTTGCGACAATTGCAAAGCTGGTTTGATCTTTGA